The nucleotide sequence CCCCACCCTTCGGCCCTCTGTCGTTCACACCGCCTATTATCGCCCCCCACAGGTTGCGCCTCCCACTGTCGgcatgggtgggtgggtctgagtaagaaaaagaaagagagagagagagagtaagtgAGTGTGAGTGAAGGGTGAGAGAGTGAAAGacatggggagagagagaaagacaaaggGAGTGATCGAGGAGTGAGTGGGCAGGAAGATCCACTCATCTCAACCAATCTCAGCCATTCATATACACTAAAAATTAATCTTAGtaattgaaattaaatgtaataatattcactaataattttcaaaaactatcttgctttaattttatttttattttataaagaaacTGTTTTTACTTCTTTACAATTAAGAGCATGAGcgtgtaaaattaattaaaattaaatttaattaagaacaTCAATGATAGCTCATTCTACGTACTTACTTACACACAAAACATtataataacatttaattaataaaaaaataatccatacaaAAAATTAGTTGACAGTTTActataatttctcaaataacattataataaacaaaaataatctatacatatattatatataataaacaataccaataaaatattagaatcaCACAAACATAATCTTTAATGTGCGTGCATATATTCACATCTTTACACAAAGAGAGGGGAAAAGGGAAAATCAGTACCGGTAGAGAAGAGCTTCAGGCGAAGaaaagtatatatacataaaatatatatatacacacacagtgagtgatacataaaatatatacacacacaatgagtgatacatacacacacagtgagtgatacataaaatcaatatatacatacaaaatcaATATATACAGTGAGCTTCAGGCAGTGTAGACACtcacaaaatatatacatacacacaatgAGTTCCAGCATTTTTCATCTTCGTTGATGACTTATCTCACTTCTTTCAAACATAAACACAAAAAACTTGTCAAGTGACAGCATCGTCCATTGGACCTCCAAAAACAATCAACATAACAGCACCTTCCAAAACTAATGACCAGAGATGCATAATATGGTTTACTATCTTACATATATGGAACACCAAAAAGTACACATAAACTAATATTTAAGGTTCGTTAATGGTTTACTATCTACATGTAatgtttttaactttaaatatcgattaaggtaattttagttaaaaatatttttactttctattttatCCATTAAggaactttaaatatttttactttttattttatctaactttaaaaaacaacaacaataaaaaataaagtataaaataaaaaaataaaaataaaaaaacgacCGAGGAAGGGTGCcctataggtgtcaaaagggccggcccggcccggcccggtctGACCCGAGTTGGCCCACAGGCTTTTTAAACAGGCTGGGCCGGGGCCGGGCCCttttgccatggatagggcccggcccggcccacggcccccctacaaaggggccggACCGGGCCAggccgtgggctagagggctgGGCCAGGCCCTTAGCCCACAAGGCCTAGCGGGCTGGGCCCGGTGGGCCcagcctttttttttctttttttttaaataattttttttaaaataatacatatataaaaattaatttttttctttttaaaatattttctatcttaattcttaagttttaaatattatttcattattttatatttcaaaattctatatgccttataatttttcttgtgaattgatatgaaaaataatgtacatataaaaaggagaatgtttatttataatttaaatatataaaaaatttaacttaaaaaatttaaataaattgatggttattatttatatatattgcgaaattaaattttttattatccaatattaataattactaaagaataacaaaattaaaaaaaaaaatgagtaaaggccttactggcccataagggcctcatgggcccgacCCATAAGGGCCACGGGACGGGCCGGGCCGAGCCGTGGAcctaatttctttggcccaaCCCAATGGGGGCCGGGCTCGGCCTGGCCCGTTTGAACAGTAACGGGTCGGGCCAAAGCTCGGCCCGTCACAAGCTAGGCCGCCCAGCCCTTTTGACACCTTTAGGGTGCCCTCTCCGGTCGCCCCACCCCCTCCCCCTAGTTTAGACCCCTCTACCATCCCCCTCCCCCAGCAACGTGGTCAATGgctgcatgtatatatatatatatagacaaagAGAGAAATGCaatggaaagagagagagagagatgggggcgACGACGATAGGCAGCAGGGGTGGCGATGCAGgggctttgagagagagaaggggaggaGAGCAGAGAGTGGGTTTGGCAGAGAAGGAGTGCATTGGGCAAAAAGGAATGATGAAAGAAGAAAACCCATTTACATAAAACACAAACAGAACACGCACATACacccatttacatatatatacacactcattTACACAGAACACACGCATACATATATTACGtatacacagaacacacacacgcaccaatttacatatatatacacacacccatttacatatacacagaacacacacatacatatattacatatatatgcacacacacacatatacatgtatacacataacacacacacacccatttacatCTACACATAAACAGAACACATgaacacacacacccatttacatatacacagaacacacacacacatacatacaatGGAGGCGAGGAGGATGCGATGGAGCTGAAGGCGGTGGCAGTGTGGACTCAGCGAAGAAGCGGCGATAGAGCTTGAGGCGATGGCGGCGTAGATGCAGCTTGAGGCGCCGAAGCTTGAGGGAatgggaaagagagaaagagagagttagTGAGCGGCGACAGCTTGGCGGGAGGTGACGGCGGTGGCTGGGCGACGACAGTGGGCGGCAGGGGCAACGATAGAGGGGGAAGATGGGATGGAGCGGGGTTGGCGGGGGGTGACAGGGgcgttgagagagagagaagaggggaggCAGGCAAAGACTAGGTTTGGCAGAGAGGGAGTGCGTTGCGCAGAGAGggaggatgggatgggatgCATTTGGGGGAAAAAACCattgatctcagccattgatGACAATTTGGGGGGGAAAAAACCattgatctcagccattgatGAAAATTTGGGGGGGCAAAAACCATTGATCTTAGCCATTGATGAAAGAAGAAAAtccatctcaaccattcaaaaaATGTCTCTCTCACATTTGTGTTGAGACAATTCAAAAACAGTGctgccttattatatagatatttaacgtatacatatatttatttaatatattattttatttttttttccatgcgTGTCAATGTGGGGCCtattcaaaatgttttaaaatgctAGGTGGCATACCACGTCATCGAGTGCACACACCTCTTGAATCGGATTTGGATCGTAAATAAAATTGCAACCAATTGACCAAATTGGGagttaattgacaaaattgaaatttttggatTAAATTGTAAAAGCGCTATAAGGTTCGACATTTTACTTCTATTAGCcctatatttaataataaaagataatactAATAGTGTTATAGCCTAATGATAGATAGAAAAAAGCCGAACCAAAAATTTGGACTCTAAATCTTGTGAACTTTAGTTACTTCAGCCACCAGATAATACTATTTTATAGGcaaattaatttactaaatgCCTCTAATTATCTTTAAAGACAAATAACTTTTGCTTGTAAATAAATGTCTTTAATTAGAGGcaaaatgcctaaaaaataatttgttgtctAAGTGTTTGTAGTGTTATTAATATATTCCAATCTGGGCGGGCAAGGGTTAATCAACATATGTTCATTGCATGTGGCTTCTAGGCAACTAAGATTCATGCATTCAAATggaataatcttatttttttttaattaaagataaattcttaaaataaatattatgaaaaaaaaggaCCACAATACAACGATTTTGATTGATATAAACTATTGTGgtctatttttgttcataatatatagttatatgaattgagattttttttaaagatatataagaaaatcaTCTAGAAGGTGTAATGgtgattcattttattttattttatttattttttattgaatataaGAAACTTAGAAGTTTTTATATCAAAACTctatacacatacataaaaaataatactcatTACACTtgacttttaattttatgacGTTTTtgtactaataataattattatatttatttaaaaaggataaatattatattacatagaCGGAGTGTATAAATATTTCCAATAGCCTCTCAACAACTTGccaatttctatttattttattattatttataaagacATGCTAAGAGAGGGGATTTGAGTTGTTATGTGATGTAATTAATTCATTCTTGACATTATAAGAATGAGAATTGCAGTTTCGGAAGCTTTAACAAAAaggcttaaaaataaatagacaagAAGGTCAAATGTGATGTGTTGAAGACCACGTCAAACCTATTTCATTTGAAGGACTCAAAATAAAAGTAATGGAAGACTGGAAGTTGACCTGAGGAAAATGTCAAACCTACCATTCTATCCATCCACTGGAAAGATTGAATGTAGAAGAAATTCAGTGGACAATGTCAACACTGCACAACTCCAGTTCAGTATAAGAACCATGCAACCCACCCAACCCACCATGTACATTCAAGTTCGTTCAAATTTCTACATTCATTTTCTCAGAAAGCAAACAATATAgtataaaaagaaagatgaatgGCGTTAGCAGCAGCAGTGGTATTGCCAAAAGATGGAGGCTTCTTAGCGGTCAAGATAACTGGATCAGCCTCTTAGATGATCTAGACAATGATCTCCGACGATACATAATCCACTACGGAGAGATGGCACAAGCTACTTATGACAATTTCATCTCCTCAGACGACTCCAAATTCCAAGGAAGCTACCGATACGCAAGAAAGAACCTCTTTGCCAGAGTCGGCCTAGAGCAAGGGAATCCCTTCAAGTACACTGtgaccaaatatttttatgcaaTGGCAAAAACTCCAGTTTTTGGTGCATGGAAAGATTCCAACTGGATGGGGTATGTTGCAGTGGCCACAGATGCAGGGAAGGCTGCTTTGGGGAGGAGAGATATTGTGATTGCTTGGAGAGGAACAATTGAGATTCTGGAATGGGTTAATGATTTTGAATTTCTTCCAGTCTCGGCTTCAGAAATTCTTGGAAAGGAACATGACCCTAAGGTGCATCAAGGATGGCACTCTATCTACACTTCAAGTGACCCAAATTCAAAGTTTAACAAGACTAGTGCCAGAGAGCAGGTAATTGCTTTCAAGCCTATTTACATATGAATTTATAGTCATGCTTGTCTGGTGCACCGATTTTAAGTTGAGGGAATATTAGAAattaacatatttaaatataatttttaaggaATATGAACTTAAAGTTATTGTACCCACATTCTTatatacgtacacataaaagcATAAATTAACGTAGCATAATAGAAGATAATTTGTCTAGCAGCCACAATTGGGCTAATAGTTTGGTTTCTCGTAAAATATTGTTTCAGGTCCTTGGTGAAGTTAGAAGACTAGTGGAAGAATACAAGAATGAAGAGATAAGCATAACCGTAGTGGGCCACAGCTTGGGAGCAGCAGTTGCAACCCTAAATGCAGTTGACATAGTTGCTAACGGATTGAACAAGGATTTTCCCGTAACCGCCTTCGTGTTTGCAAGTCCTCGAGTTGGGGATTCAGGCTTCAAAGAGCTTTTCTCTGGGTTGAAGGATCTTCGAGTTCTGCGTATCAGTAATGCCTTAGATATTGTTCCAAAGTATCCGTCGATTGGTTACTCAAAGGTGGGGCAAGAACTAAAGATTGATACTACCAAGTCAAAATATTTGAAGAGGCCAGGAAATCTAGTGACTTGGCACAACTTGGAGGCTTATATGCATGGCGTTGCAGGTACAAAAGGATCAAAAGGAGGGTTCAACTCGGAGATTAAGCGCGATTATGCCCTGGTTAACAAATCACTAGATGCTTTGAAGGACAAATATCATGTGCCTAGCTCATGGTGGCACGTGAAAAACGATGGCATGGTTCAGCAAATGGATGGCTTTTGGAAGTTTATAGACCATGAGCCAGATGATGATTTCTAAATACTGTCATACGGTTAAAAAGATTCTAGAGCTTTGTTTCCATTTGATTCACTTTTCAGTATATATATGCTTTGTTTGTGATAGGTTTAATTCATCCATTAAGTTGTGGTAAATTagtaaattcattaaattaattaattcatttgtTTAATGACCTTTGATCTTTAGCAAACACATTAAACTTGCAATGTTTAGTACTAATTGTTGTCAATTTTGACTTCTTGAGCTTCTtctgttgttttttttattgaattttgtattataCATggcaaaaactaaaaatgtatgtctttgtttttttttttttcctcttttggcCTAGCAAAATAACTAGAAATGGACATAGCCAAAggcattacaaaataattaaggatCTAAGGGGCTGCAAACCataatattcaaatataaaaggCCAATCACAATTAAAGGCAAATAAGAATATACTTTAGACAAAAGCCACTATAGAAACTACTATTAGAGCAAGGCaaattaaaatacaactatgTCTCAAAAGGGTTAATAAAAGAAGGCAATTCTCCAATCAAAAAATATGTGAAATCAAGCATCTCAAAGATAGGTAGAATTGTCCCAACAAAGCAATTCAACTATTCCATTCACTAACCTTAGTGGCCAAATGGACGAACTAATCCAAACACATGGATCAAAATTCATGAGAAGGGGCTATTCAAGCTAGCTTTAAAGACCCAAAGTGTAGCTATAAATAACCATTACAGGTCATTGCACTCTTTGATATGAATAGTCTAATGCTTCGTATGTAGCCATAAATTTCTTTGGGCAAAATGAAAGGGGTAGTAAAGGAATAAACATATGCTACATACTAGTGCAAAAAACCTTCTAAAAATCTCCAATACTTCCATTAAAACTCTAAATCTAGTAGATacaaatcactacaaaaaattcgtAATTTAGTTATGGATTCTGTCGCTAATTAGAGACGTTTCAATGACAGATATTCCATGGccaaattttatatgtttttttaaatttagcaatggaatattccgtcactaaatatttttaatatttttttattaaaattttaaatttgtccatagctaataattaaaaaaattattattttttattttttagcgatgggagagaccccgtcgctgaattttcaatttttatctttttatttctttatttattagcGACGGGAGTGACCCCGTAgcagaatttttaatttttatttaatttgtttttaatttttagcgacatggttaattttttttttatcttttagcgacgggagtgaccccgtcgctaaattttcaatttttatttatttattttttactttttagcgacgggagtgaTCTCGTcgctgaatttttattttttatttatttatttttaatttttagcgacgggagtgaCCCGTcactgaatttttaatttttatttatttatttattttttactttttagcgacatgtgtaataccccatgtttgtataaggttgccatgtaatttcgataagtttagaataccgaaaaattggtttgatagcagttataaataccgaatcgactgcaaggagtgTCTCGAggtgaaattatctaagaaaaatgatatggtctcgatgagcgttcttagataagatttatggtatctaaagaaatcagatcgggaacgattttcggtacaactaaaatacagttaTAATTTAGGttgtaaaatcgaattgtcgtaggggacttcTGGAAAGTCAACAGAAGCCTAAGGGGGCTCCAGTTTTTCATAACaagcaacccttcaatggttttgggatgaaacgatGGCCCGGTGAGGATACTAGGGTGAAATCAACATTATcaagtaactttgaagttattaattttgtattttttgtattgaaatgcaaattaattcattGTTTGAGGGTACGTATGATTGCAATTACAAAATGCGAGTaaaatagagatgaaaattaTAGTCTaaagatttaattttcttatatataatgtattatatagtgttatatgtgtatatatatattcaatgcGTGTCTGTGCACGCAAATAGCATGCCCTGCAATTGTCCAGCCATGCCTTTGCAAGATTTATGGAATAATTCTCACGCAAGGAATGTATGGGCAAGCAAGCGTCAAAttcgctataaataggagaagaatTAGAGGAAGCAGcatcaaaaaatgaagaaggagcAATTAGCAGTGGCGCGCGAATGACAGCAAGCAATGGTCGGAAGTTGTAGCAAGAAGGAGAAGCCGAAGGCAGTAAGCGGGGCAGCCATGGAAGTGAGCAAATGATGGCCGAAGGCGGACCCAGATCGCATCAGCAGCCGCAagcggccatagccgcaagctcTCAAGGTTgcaggcggccatggccgatgcgAGCAGCAAGCCGGGCGGGCTGAAGCatccgcacgtggaggccggtTGATGGCCACTATGGTGTGGCCATTGGGGTGGCCGGTGGCGAGCAGCGGCGGCGGAAGCCAGGGGCGGCAACGCGGCAGTGTGGCGGTTGGGCGAAGCTGCTGTGCGCGCATGGCAGGCGCTggaataggaagaagaagaagaagaagaaaagaaagaaggaagaaaagaaaaaggaaaagaagaaaagaaaagagaagaagaagtaggggCGCAGGAGTTGCAggcgagaggaagaagaagagaggaaggaggagggaagaaaaaaataagaaaagaaaagaaatgaaggaaaaatagaagaaaatggagaaaagttttggaaaaatctcgaaaaataagaagtagatatttattaatatttcagagattttgggagagaaaaTTGTCCGagcacgcgtttcgaggatatgacacgcataccgaggaagttgGAGATACTAAGTTAAGCTAactaaaattctctagaaaatttcaaaaattcagaaatattattttatgaattttcataatgAAATATTCgaggaaataattgagaaatattta is from Diospyros lotus cultivar Yz01 chromosome 2, ASM1463336v1, whole genome shotgun sequence and encodes:
- the LOC127794087 gene encoding phospholipase A1-IIgamma-like produces the protein MNGVSSSSGIAKRWRLLSGEDNWNGLLDDLDNDLRRYIIHYGEMAQATYDNFISSDDSKFQGSYRYARKNLFARVGLEQGNPFKYTVTKYFYAMAKTPVFGAWKDSNWMGYVAVATDAGKAALGRRDIVIAWRGTIEILEWVNDFEFLPVSASEILGKEHDPKVHQGWHSIYTSSDPNSKFNKTSARDQVLGEVRRLVEEYKNEEISITVVGHSLGAAVATLNAVDIVANGLNKDFPVTAFVFASPRVGDSGFKELFSGLKDLRVLRISNALDIVPKYPSIGYSKVGQELKIDTTKSKYLKRPGNLVTWHNLEAYMHGVAGTKGSKGGFNSEIKRDYALVNKSLDALKDKYHVPSSWWHVKNDGMVQQMDGFWKFIDHEPDDDF